From a region of the Nitrospira sp. genome:
- a CDS encoding AAA family ATPase: protein MRLDRVYIDGFKNLKGVDVDFDEHRLTTVVIGQNGSGKSNLIEAITDIFRFVDLGRAQPRFVYEIDYRIGSHKVRLTNREGAPAIIVDGQTLARTEFERNKASLFPDLVLGYYSGSSRRLEKLYDGHQRRYYDAIKLNDDEEECREALVDRRLFYCRPIHGIFALLSFFAFPDATVGRLLKEMLGVTEFHSALALFREPWFAKSRKKKTPLPSPQNLWAAQGPAGACARGLRDVAFHPLALEDKPIDDYRDKGETEEQLAIFLRDMRALQRFAGKYADSSEMFAALEAVDISDLFRDLHVWVKRTNDQSGDVSFADLSDGERQLLMVLGLIRLSRDKKVLFLLDEPDTHLNPVWQHAYLALIREWTGIEGNASKCQFILTSHNPLTIAALHKEEVRVMFTDQAGKVTVSAPYTHPRGMGFTATLTEIFGLSSSLDQETQREVDERNNLARLAQRSEEQEKKLIEMNDKLNRLGFMFEDREPLYQDFLRAWHDVRYADRPPLSPKQIELRHKAMSELIKALMQKKAAGS from the coding sequence ATGCGTTTGGATCGCGTCTATATCGATGGATTTAAGAATCTGAAAGGCGTCGATGTCGATTTTGACGAGCACCGCCTTACAACAGTAGTAATCGGCCAAAACGGTTCAGGTAAGTCGAATCTGATTGAGGCGATCACCGACATATTCCGGTTTGTCGACTTGGGCCGTGCCCAACCACGTTTCGTCTATGAAATTGATTACCGTATTGGATCGCATAAGGTCCGCTTAACGAATCGTGAAGGCGCTCCTGCAATCATCGTGGATGGGCAGACGCTGGCGCGGACGGAATTTGAGAGGAATAAAGCTAGCCTGTTCCCTGATCTTGTGCTTGGTTACTACTCCGGCAGCAGTCGGCGACTTGAGAAGCTCTACGACGGTCACCAACGGCGTTACTACGATGCGATCAAGCTCAATGACGATGAGGAAGAATGTCGGGAAGCCCTTGTTGACCGACGCTTGTTTTACTGTCGGCCCATTCACGGAATCTTTGCGCTTCTATCATTCTTCGCGTTTCCAGATGCGACCGTGGGACGACTTCTAAAAGAAATGCTCGGAGTTACAGAGTTTCATTCGGCGCTTGCACTTTTTCGAGAACCCTGGTTTGCGAAGAGCAGGAAGAAAAAGACTCCCTTGCCAAGCCCTCAGAATCTCTGGGCTGCACAAGGTCCTGCAGGAGCATGCGCGAGAGGACTGCGTGATGTCGCCTTTCATCCACTCGCGTTGGAAGACAAGCCTATTGACGACTATCGAGACAAAGGAGAGACGGAGGAACAGCTCGCGATATTCTTGCGAGACATGAGAGCGTTGCAGCGCTTTGCGGGTAAGTATGCTGATAGTAGTGAGATGTTTGCTGCACTCGAAGCGGTGGATATTTCAGACCTGTTCCGTGATTTGCACGTATGGGTCAAACGAACTAACGATCAGAGTGGTGACGTGAGTTTCGCTGACCTTTCTGATGGTGAGCGGCAACTCCTAATGGTGCTCGGACTGATTCGTCTATCAAGGGACAAGAAAGTCTTATTTCTTCTTGACGAACCAGATACGCACCTTAATCCGGTGTGGCAACATGCTTACCTTGCGCTGATTCGAGAATGGACAGGTATAGAGGGTAACGCTTCGAAATGTCAGTTCATATTAACATCGCATAACCCACTCACAATTGCGGCGTTACACAAAGAGGAAGTGCGAGTCATGTTCACAGATCAAGCAGGTAAGGTAACCGTAAGCGCACCCTATACTCATCCTAGGGGCATGGGATTTACGGCCACTCTTACAGAGATCTTCGGGCTTTCTTCTAGCCTCGATCAAGAAACACAGCGCGAAGTCGACGAGCGCAATAATCTAGCACGTCTTGCACAACGCTCTGAGGAACAGGAAAAGAAGCTTATTGAGATGAACGACAAGCTTAATCGGCTTGGATTTATGTTTGAAGACCGCGAGCCTCTATACCAAGACTTCTTACGGGCGTGGCACGACGTGCGTTATGCCGATCGGCCGCCTCTTTCGCCAAAACAAATAGAATTGAGGCATAAGGCCATGAGCGAATTGATTAAGGCTCTTATGCAGAAGAAGGCTGCTGGTTCGTGA
- a CDS encoding restriction endonuclease subunit S — translation MTMESMLPSSWVKCNLGEVIDYGVTYKAEPEEIPANAWVLELEDIEKDTSKVLQRVKFAQRQSKSTKNQFSAGDVLYGKLRPYLNKVIRADEDGYCTTEIIPLKPSDVIKGGYLFYWLKHPTFLEYVTRVSHGLHMPRLGTEAGRNAPFVLAPTNEQKRIADKLDAVLARVDACREHLDRVPMILKKFRQAVLEAAISGALTEEWHEDNPRKADATKLAEEIQGAHVAAGGHKRGNAAPPTEDVHDLTPDMFPRGWALLTLRDLVLPDRPITYGILKPGPEQVGGVPYIRVADFPSDKLNVASIRRTSKRIDEEFKRSRLRSGDLLLSIRGTVGRVVVIPDELQNANITQDSARLSIQPSINRDYVLWYLRSGLAQSRMKGSTKGVAVRGINIGDVRAIQVPLPSRDEQDEIVRRVEALFQYAERLERRYVAAREQVERLTPAILAKAFRGELVPQDPNDEPASSLLERIRSAKAKLPTQEQRRKPLLKAAKRKSKEKSLMAKSRFDNDVMGKPYLTGLLRQIGGSAKVADLFQKADLPVVDFYKQLAWEVEKGHVLDKHTSLKVA, via the coding sequence ATGACGATGGAAAGCATGCTTCCATCTTCCTGGGTAAAGTGCAACCTTGGTGAGGTGATCGACTACGGCGTAACGTATAAAGCTGAACCTGAAGAGATTCCAGCCAACGCCTGGGTACTTGAGCTGGAAGATATTGAAAAGGATACATCAAAGGTACTGCAGCGTGTGAAGTTCGCGCAGCGTCAATCAAAGAGCACAAAGAACCAGTTTTCCGCTGGAGATGTGCTCTACGGTAAGCTGCGTCCCTACCTGAACAAAGTGATACGGGCCGATGAGGACGGTTACTGCACGACTGAGATTATCCCGCTGAAGCCATCGGACGTAATAAAGGGTGGGTACCTCTTCTACTGGCTAAAGCATCCGACATTTTTGGAGTACGTCACTAGGGTGAGCCATGGGCTGCACATGCCACGCCTCGGCACAGAGGCCGGCAGAAATGCTCCCTTCGTTCTAGCACCTACTAATGAGCAGAAACGCATCGCCGATAAGCTCGACGCAGTTCTCGCGCGGGTTGATGCTTGCCGTGAACACCTCGACCGCGTCCCGATGATCCTAAAGAAGTTCCGCCAGGCCGTTCTCGAGGCTGCGATATCCGGTGCGCTGACGGAAGAGTGGCATGAAGACAATCCCAGAAAAGCAGATGCGACGAAACTGGCAGAGGAAATCCAAGGAGCGCATGTGGCTGCGGGAGGCCACAAGAGAGGCAATGCTGCTCCTCCAACAGAGGATGTGCATGATTTGACCCCTGATATGTTCCCTCGAGGCTGGGCATTGTTGACTCTCCGGGACCTTGTGTTGCCGGATCGCCCAATCACCTACGGTATTCTTAAGCCTGGCCCAGAGCAGGTAGGAGGTGTCCCTTACATTCGCGTCGCCGATTTCCCTAGCGATAAGCTAAACGTTGCTTCTATCAGAAGAACCTCGAAAAGAATCGATGAAGAATTCAAAAGGTCACGCCTCAGGTCAGGGGACTTACTTCTCTCGATTCGGGGTACCGTCGGGCGAGTAGTCGTTATCCCCGACGAACTTCAAAATGCCAATATCACACAAGATTCTGCGCGCTTATCTATTCAGCCATCTATCAATCGCGATTATGTGCTTTGGTATCTTCGGTCGGGCTTGGCTCAATCAAGAATGAAGGGCTCAACAAAAGGAGTGGCTGTTCGTGGAATTAATATTGGTGACGTTCGTGCCATTCAAGTGCCACTGCCTTCTCGGGACGAACAAGACGAAATTGTGCGCCGCGTTGAAGCCCTTTTTCAATACGCAGAGAGGCTTGAACGGCGCTATGTCGCTGCCCGTGAACAGGTAGAACGCCTCACCCCAGCCATTTTGGCTAAAGCATTTCGCGGTGAACTTGTTCCGCAAGATCCTAATGATGAACCCGCTTCCAGCCTGCTGGAACGTATTCGCAGTGCAAAGGCAAAGCTGCCGACACAAGAGCAGAGACGCAAACCTCTTTTGAAAGCTGCTAAGCGGAAATCCAAGGAGAAATCTCTCATGGCCAAGAGTCGTTTCGATAATGACGTAATGGGAAAACCATACCTCACCGGTCTTCTAAGGCAAATTGGTGGTAGTGCGAAAGTTGCAGACCTCTTCCAGAAAGCAGATCTCCCCGTGGTCGACTTCTATAAACAGTTGGCCTGGGAGGTTGAGAAGGGACATGTGTTGGATAAACATACTAGCTTGAAAGTGGCCTAA
- a CDS encoding restriction endonuclease translates to MTKGLSVRPPKYTDYINPVLEVLKRLGGSARPAEVCPAIAKDLGLPDSILEERLANGVSRFENQVHWARFYLVKAGYIDSSKRGVWSLTEKGRVASRMSEGDIRELVKHVLEITARPEGIVPPAVSSGGMKGVELEELTLPGMPDSTYREQLLATMKSIPPAGFERLCQRLLRESGFEEVVVTGRSGDGGIDGHGVLELNPFVSFRVYFQCKRYDGSVGPGVVRDFRGAMMGRADKGLILSTGNFSTEAKREAIRDGVPPIELVDGERLIQMFEQLELGLKPRKTYDLDPDFFKPFKS, encoded by the coding sequence ATGACCAAAGGCCTGTCAGTTCGACCTCCCAAGTATACCGACTACATCAATCCGGTCTTGGAAGTGTTGAAACGGCTCGGTGGTTCGGCGCGACCCGCAGAGGTATGCCCAGCCATTGCCAAGGATCTTGGACTGCCTGATTCTATTCTTGAAGAGCGTCTCGCGAACGGAGTCTCACGCTTTGAGAACCAGGTGCACTGGGCACGGTTTTACCTCGTGAAGGCAGGATACATCGATTCCTCTAAGCGTGGTGTGTGGTCGTTGACCGAAAAGGGGAGAGTTGCTTCTCGAATGTCAGAAGGAGATATCCGCGAACTGGTGAAACATGTTCTAGAGATTACAGCGCGCCCCGAAGGGATTGTGCCCCCGGCTGTGTCCTCTGGTGGGATGAAAGGTGTGGAACTAGAGGAACTGACTTTGCCAGGTATGCCAGACTCCACATATCGTGAGCAGCTACTCGCTACCATGAAATCGATACCGCCTGCTGGTTTTGAAAGATTATGCCAGCGGCTCCTCCGAGAATCCGGTTTTGAGGAAGTTGTGGTAACAGGGCGTTCAGGTGACGGTGGAATTGATGGTCATGGTGTACTCGAACTCAATCCGTTCGTGAGCTTCCGTGTCTACTTCCAATGTAAGCGTTACGACGGATCAGTGGGACCAGGTGTAGTGCGAGATTTTCGCGGAGCCATGATGGGCAGGGCAGACAAAGGTCTCATCTTAAGCACGGGTAATTTTTCTACGGAGGCGAAGCGAGAAGCGATTCGTGATGGTGTTCCACCCATCGAGCTCGTCGATGGCGAAAGGCTCATTCAGATGTTTGAACAACTAGAGTTGGGCTTAAAGCCGCGCAAAACCTACGACCTTGATCCAGATTTCTTTAAGCCTTTTAAATCGTAG